The nucleotide window GGAATCGAGCAGCGCCCCACCAGCCGCGCCTCGTCTTCCAGCGCGAAACGTTCAACGCCCGCCGCGCGCAGCTTCAGCAGGCGGATCGCCAGCATGTTTTCGAAATCGATCTGCCCGGGCTGCGGCGTCGCACGCTTGCCGAAGCTGGAGCCGCGATGATTGGCCAGCGCCTCCAGGTCCAGGCTGTTGTCCAGCCGCGCCAGCACTTCGGTCTTGCCAGTGCCGGTCATGCCGCCGACCAGCACGAAGTCGCACTGCTGGATCGCTTGCTCAAGGGTTTCGAGCAGGAAATGGCGCATCGCCTTGTAGCCACCGACCACCCGCGGATAGTCGATGCCCGCCTCGTCGCGCAGCCACTGCTGGACGATCTGCGAGCGCAGCCCGCCGCGGAAGCAGTACAGGTAGCCATCGGGGTGCGCGCGGGCGAAATCGGCCCAAGCCTGCATCCGCTCGGCCTTGACCTTGCCCGAGACGAGCTGGTGGCCCAGATCGAGCGCGGCCTTCTGCCCATGCTGCTTGTAGCAGGTGCCGACCTTCTGCCGCTCGCTGTCGTTCATCAGCGGCAGATTGACCGCGCCGGGAAACGCGCCTTTGGAAAATTCCACCGGCGCGCGGGCATCCATCATCGGAACGTCGTTAAGAAACAGCGCCCGGTAGTCAGCGGTATCGCCACGCATCAGCGCACCTCGACTGCATGGCGGCGCGCGTCGACCAGCAGGCCGATCGGCTCGAGCGCCAGGCCCAGCTCGCCGGCAACGGCCAGGAACTCTGCCTCGCCTTCCGGCGCCACGGCCACCAGCAGCCCGCCGCTGGTCTGCGGATCGCACAGCAGCTGCTTGTGCACCTCATCGAGCGCGGCGATGCGCTCACCGTAACTGTCGAAATTGCGCTGGGTGCCACCGGGCACGCAGCCCTGTTCGAGGTAGTACTCCACGCCCGGCAGACGCGGCACGCGCGCGTACTCGATCTCGGCCGTCACGCCGCTGCCGTCGGCCATTTCCACCAAGTGACCGAGCAGGCCGAAGCCGGTGACATCGGTCATCGCCTGCACGCCTTCGAGCTTGCCGAAGCGGCTGCCGGCGGTGTTGAGCGTGCACATCCAGTCGCGCGCCAGGCCCACGTCTTCGGCACGCAGCTTGGCCTTCTTCTCGGCGGTAGTGAGGATGCCGATGCCCAGCGGCTTGGTCAGGTAGAGCTTGCAGCCGGCAGTGGCCGTGTCGTTGCGCTTCATGTGGCGCTTACTGACCAGGCCGGTCACGGCCAGACCAAAGATCGGCTCGGGCGCATCGATCGAATGTCCACCGGCCAGCGGAATGCCGGCAGCGTCGCACACCGCACGGCCGCCAGCGATGACCTCGCGCGCCACTTCCGGCGGCAGCACATTGACCGGCCAGCCGAGGATGGCGATGGCCATCAGCGGGTCGCCGCCCATCGCGTAGATGTCGCTGATCGCGTTGGTCGCGGCGATACGACCGAAATCGAAGGGGTCGTCGACGATCGGCATGAAGAAGTCGGTGGTCGAGACGACGCCACGCTCTTCGTCGATGCCGTAGACCGCCGCATCGTCGCGCGAGGCATTGCCGACCCACAGCCGCG belongs to Pseudomonas phenolilytica and includes:
- the mnmH gene encoding tRNA 2-selenouridine(34) synthase MnmH, encoding MRGDTADYRALFLNDVPMMDARAPVEFSKGAFPGAVNLPLMNDSERQKVGTCYKQHGQKAALDLGHQLVSGKVKAERMQAWADFARAHPDGYLYCFRGGLRSQIVQQWLRDEAGIDYPRVVGGYKAMRHFLLETLEQAIQQCDFVLVGGMTGTGKTEVLARLDNSLDLEALANHRGSSFGKRATPQPGQIDFENMLAIRLLKLRAAGVERFALEDEARLVGRCSIPLPLFQGMQQFPLVWLEDSLEGRIERILKDYVIDLCAEFIAEQGASGFAAFAERLQQSLVNIQKRLGGERYQRLALLMDQALAEQARSGAVDLHRGWIEGLLGEYYDPMYAYQRESKAERIEFAGEQQAVVEYLQQRARTAVSH
- the selD gene encoding selenide, water dikinase SelD, producing the protein MSEPIRLTQYSHGAGCGCKISPRVLDVILAGSGAQNLDPRLWVGNASRDDAAVYGIDEERGVVSTTDFFMPIVDDPFDFGRIAATNAISDIYAMGGDPLMAIAILGWPVNVLPPEVAREVIAGGRAVCDAAGIPLAGGHSIDAPEPIFGLAVTGLVSKRHMKRNDTATAGCKLYLTKPLGIGILTTAEKKAKLRAEDVGLARDWMCTLNTAGSRFGKLEGVQAMTDVTGFGLLGHLVEMADGSGVTAEIEYARVPRLPGVEYYLEQGCVPGGTQRNFDSYGERIAALDEVHKQLLCDPQTSGGLLVAVAPEGEAEFLAVAGELGLALEPIGLLVDARRHAVEVR